Proteins encoded together in one Candidatus Methylomirabilota bacterium window:
- a CDS encoding NADH-quinone oxidoreductase subunit B family protein, producing the protein MLLFAKILKVGLVTEPLGPGDGAVVHLARAVEAKARKLLGRAVAIREVDAGSCNGCEVEITGLMSPVYDSERFGIHFVASPRHADLLLVTGPVTRNMEIPLLKTYEATPYPKVVVAVGDCAQTCGVFRGSYAVLGSVDAVIPVDVFVAGCPPEPSDILRGILTALDRWPDRKRRRA; encoded by the coding sequence GTGCTGCTCTTTGCCAAGATCCTGAAAGTCGGCCTCGTCACCGAGCCACTCGGTCCCGGAGACGGCGCCGTAGTCCATCTGGCCCGGGCCGTCGAGGCCAAGGCCCGGAAGCTCCTCGGCCGAGCAGTGGCCATCCGCGAGGTAGACGCGGGCTCCTGTAACGGCTGCGAAGTGGAGATTACCGGTCTCATGAGCCCGGTCTACGACAGCGAGCGGTTCGGTATTCATTTCGTGGCCTCCCCGCGGCATGCGGATCTCCTGCTCGTCACGGGGCCGGTGACCCGCAACATGGAGATCCCGCTGTTGAAGACCTATGAGGCTACGCCGTATCCCAAGGTCGTCGTCGCCGTCGGCGACTGCGCGCAAACGTGTGGCGTCTTTCGTGGTAGCTACGCCGTGCTGGGAAGCGTCGATGCCGTCATCCCCGTCGACGTCTTCGTCGCGGGGTGCCCGCCCGAGCCGTCGGACATCCTTCGCGGCATCCTGACCGCGCTGGACCGCTGGCCGGACCGGAAGAGGCGCCGCGCGTGA
- a CDS encoding cache domain-containing protein — MKAFSVATKLSLMIALLVIVSLGTMSAFAVWASRQSLREQVQSANLTAATLAARAVEQYIADASAVIREAPGRPKLRQEIRTGNWPEAAKVLENFVRNFRQFDYVFVQDRAGVIRVRVPHAETVGQDFSFRDFFREATRTRDLYVSGVYMSKAAPRPVVSIAMPVLDDAGSIGGVLVGALSLKTLGQFVSTIGLEHGSAVYVVDSHGLLIAHSGGVEVGPRSDVKAQPPVQAALAGKRGTIEFREPGGDERFLAAHVPITRLGWGVVAAQPVSVAYAAAGQLGRRLLWLTLGFTGVAVALGWGLARTLTGPLVRFAGATKRLGAGDFSVRVTPESQDEVAALALSFNAMAEQLQRRVAEAEASAHALRESEERVRLIIETSLEGVITMDVRGVITGWNTQAEKMFGWSREEALGRSLAATIIPERDRGAHARGLKHFLTTGEGPVLNKRIEVMALHRDGGEFPVELAICVIRSGDTVTFSGFVRDLTARKRAEREIEQKTREVTALNERLERRVAERTQQLEAANKELEAFTYTVSHDLKAPLRGMEGFARALQEDYTDRLDETGSRYLTMIQGGARRMGQLIDDLLRYSRLERREMRQEHTQLRPLVESLCDEVAEDIRARGLTVRLDLAVEAVEAEREGLREALANLIGNAVKFSRADGGTITIGSQQNGGDVVLRVADTGIGFDMRYHDRIFGIFERLHRQEDFPGTGVGLAIVRKVAERHGGRAWAVSEPGKGSTFYLALPGSAGDSG, encoded by the coding sequence GTGAAGGCCTTCAGCGTCGCCACCAAGCTTTCCCTCATGATCGCCCTCCTGGTCATCGTGTCCCTGGGCACGATGAGCGCCTTTGCCGTCTGGGCCAGCCGCCAGAGTCTTCGCGAACAGGTCCAGTCCGCCAACTTGACCGCGGCGACGCTCGCGGCCAGGGCGGTCGAGCAATACATCGCCGACGCATCTGCCGTGATACGCGAGGCGCCTGGTCGCCCCAAGCTTCGTCAGGAGATCCGGACCGGAAACTGGCCCGAGGCCGCCAAGGTTCTCGAGAACTTCGTTCGGAACTTCCGCCAGTTCGACTACGTGTTCGTCCAGGATCGTGCAGGCGTGATCCGGGTCAGGGTCCCCCATGCCGAGACCGTGGGTCAGGATTTCTCGTTCCGCGACTTCTTCCGGGAAGCGACCCGAACGCGTGATCTTTACGTCTCCGGCGTTTATATGTCGAAGGCGGCCCCGCGGCCCGTGGTCTCGATCGCGATGCCGGTGTTGGATGACGCCGGCAGCATCGGAGGCGTCCTGGTCGGCGCGCTGTCGCTCAAGACACTCGGCCAGTTCGTGTCGACGATCGGGCTCGAGCATGGCAGCGCCGTCTACGTGGTCGACAGCCACGGGCTCCTGATCGCGCACTCGGGAGGGGTGGAGGTCGGTCCTCGCTCGGATGTGAAGGCGCAGCCGCCAGTCCAGGCCGCCTTGGCCGGAAAGCGGGGCACGATAGAGTTCCGGGAGCCGGGAGGCGACGAGCGTTTCCTGGCGGCCCATGTGCCCATCACCCGGCTGGGATGGGGCGTCGTCGCCGCGCAGCCCGTGTCGGTCGCCTATGCCGCGGCCGGTCAGCTCGGTCGGCGGTTGCTCTGGCTCACCCTGGGCTTCACGGGGGTCGCGGTCGCGCTGGGCTGGGGCCTGGCCCGCACGCTCACCGGCCCCTTGGTCCGATTCGCTGGGGCGACCAAAAGGTTGGGGGCCGGGGACTTCTCGGTTCGGGTGACTCCGGAGAGCCAGGACGAGGTCGCGGCCCTGGCCCTGTCGTTCAACGCCATGGCCGAGCAGCTCCAGCGCCGGGTGGCCGAAGCCGAGGCGTCCGCGCACGCGCTACGCGAAAGTGAAGAACGCGTCCGCCTCATCATCGAGACCTCGCTCGAGGGCGTCATCACGATGGACGTTCGGGGAGTCATCACGGGCTGGAACACCCAGGCCGAGAAGATGTTCGGCTGGTCCCGCGAGGAAGCGCTGGGGCGGAGCCTGGCGGCCACGATCATTCCCGAGCGGGATCGCGGGGCTCACGCGCGCGGCTTGAAGCACTTTCTGACCACCGGAGAGGGCCCGGTCCTGAACAAGCGGATCGAGGTCATGGCGCTCCATCGCGACGGGGGCGAGTTTCCCGTCGAGCTGGCGATCTGCGTCATCCGATCGGGCGACACGGTGACCTTCAGCGGCTTCGTCCGTGATCTGACCGCGCGCAAACGGGCCGAACGCGAGATCGAGCAGAAGACCAGGGAAGTGACAGCGCTCAACGAACGGCTGGAGCGGCGGGTGGCCGAACGCACCCAGCAGCTGGAGGCGGCCAACAAAGAGCTGGAGGCCTTCACCTATACCGTGTCTCACGACCTGAAGGCCCCCTTGCGCGGCATGGAGGGCTTTGCCCGGGCGCTCCAGGAGGACTACACCGACCGGCTCGACGAGACGGGCAGCCGCTACCTCACCATGATCCAGGGCGGTGCCCGCCGCATGGGGCAGCTGATCGACGACCTCTTGCGCTACTCGCGTCTGGAGCGGCGCGAGATGAGACAGGAACACACGCAGCTCCGGCCCCTCGTGGAAAGCCTGTGCGACGAGGTCGCCGAGGACATCAGGGCGCGGGGCCTCACCGTCCGCCTCGACCTGGCGGTGGAGGCCGTCGAGGCCGAGCGGGAAGGGCTTCGGGAAGCGCTGGCCAACCTCATCGGGAACGCCGTCAAATTCAGCCGCGCGGACGGGGGCACGATCACCATCGGTTCGCAGCAAAATGGCGGTGACGTCGTCCTCCGGGTGGCTGACACCGGGATCGGCTTCGACATGAGGTATCACGACCGGATCTTCGGCATCTTCGAGCGCTTGCACCGGCAGGAAGACTTTCCCGGAACCGGGGTCGGGCTGGCGATCGTCCGGAAGGTCGCCGAGCGGCACGGCGGGCGGGCCTGGGCGGTGTCCGAGCCCGGGAAGGGAAGCACGTTTTATCTGGCGCTCCCCGGGAGCGCGGGAGACAGTGGATGA
- a CDS encoding metalloregulator ArsR/SmtB family transcription factor: MPWAWGPLPLFKAEFFKALAHPLRIRILETLVARHRSVQELQEALGADQPTVSQQLAVLRAKNIVTASKEGTTVRYALRDPAVRELLEVARRIFNNQLIGSQSMLRELRRERRPR; the protein is encoded by the coding sequence ATGCCGTGGGCTTGGGGCCCGCTCCCCCTATTCAAGGCCGAATTCTTCAAGGCCCTGGCCCACCCTCTCCGCATTCGCATCCTGGAAACTCTCGTCGCGCGGCACCGCAGCGTCCAGGAGCTTCAAGAGGCCTTGGGGGCCGATCAGCCCACCGTGTCCCAGCAGCTCGCCGTGTTGCGTGCCAAGAACATCGTGACGGCCAGCAAAGAGGGTACGACCGTCCGCTACGCGCTGCGGGATCCCGCCGTACGGGAGCTCCTGGAGGTGGCGCGTCGGATCTTCAACAACCAGCTGATCGGCTCCCAGTCCATGCTGCGCGAACTGCGGCGCGAGAGGCGTCCGCGCTGA
- a CDS encoding SGNH/GDSL hydrolase family protein — protein sequence MNATTRTPVRSWSRVLVLIALLSLPLAPSAFAGNFTRVVIFGDSLSDAGNHFVHFGTISQQPFVPIPDDSYAIGGHHFSNGATWAEQLADALHLSTSGKPALRAPGVFTNYAVGRARARPGAPVFADFDLSTQVGLFLSDFGGHASSDDLYVVWIGANDLDDALNALASDPSGATSFGIIQAAIIAVAGNIQALWVSGARTFLIPSLPNLAITPVVRALGPAAQFAATQLTTAYNDALDGVLSALQGLPQIKLVRLDINELFEDLMAAPEAAGLASAEDSCLTFGVIGGAICKTPNRYLFWDGIHPTKAGHGFIAGAAFLALTAP from the coding sequence ATGAACGCCACCACGCGCACGCCGGTTCGATCCTGGAGCCGAGTGCTGGTTCTCATCGCCCTGCTGTCCTTGCCGCTGGCGCCTTCCGCCTTCGCGGGGAACTTCACCAGGGTCGTCATCTTCGGCGACAGCCTATCGGATGCCGGGAATCACTTCGTCCATTTCGGGACGATCTCTCAGCAACCGTTCGTTCCGATTCCGGACGACTCGTACGCCATCGGTGGTCATCATTTCAGCAATGGCGCGACCTGGGCCGAGCAGCTCGCCGATGCCCTGCACCTGTCGACCAGCGGCAAGCCGGCGCTTCGCGCCCCTGGCGTCTTCACCAACTACGCGGTAGGTCGGGCCAGGGCGCGCCCTGGCGCACCCGTGTTCGCGGACTTCGATCTGAGCACTCAGGTGGGGCTGTTCCTGTCGGACTTCGGGGGGCACGCGTCGTCCGACGACCTGTACGTGGTCTGGATCGGCGCCAACGACCTCGACGATGCCTTGAACGCTCTCGCCAGCGATCCCTCGGGTGCCACGAGCTTCGGCATCATTCAGGCGGCGATCATCGCCGTGGCGGGCAACATACAGGCGCTCTGGGTATCCGGCGCCAGGACCTTTCTGATCCCGAGCCTGCCGAATCTCGCGATCACGCCCGTAGTTCGCGCCCTCGGTCCCGCCGCCCAGTTCGCGGCGACGCAGCTCACGACCGCCTACAATGACGCGCTGGATGGGGTATTGAGCGCGCTGCAGGGGCTCCCACAGATCAAGCTCGTTCGCCTCGATATCAACGAGCTATTCGAGGACCTCATGGCTGCGCCTGAGGCCGCTGGCTTGGCGAGCGCGGAGGACTCCTGCCTCACGTTCGGCGTCATCGGGGGCGCCATCTGCAAGACGCCGAACCGGTACCTGTTCTGGGATGGCATCCACCCAACGAAAGCGGGACACGGCTTCATCGCGGGAGCCGCGTTCCTGGCCCTCACTGCTCCCTGA
- a CDS encoding HAD family phosphatase: MSSAAPLTDVAAVIFDMDGVLVDSEPTNFEAVLRLLERYGIAYTEADDRRFRGCRNLDLYAHLRQSHTSLPGDAELEDELTTLTLGLIRRRCVPMPGVPEVLEAARRRGYRLALASSAVPAVIAANLAALGVFSLFETIVSGVEVASGKPAPDIFLEAARRLAVPTGRCLVVEDSRNGVLAARAAGMACVAVPCPATRDEDFREATLRLDALPALLGLLPQRPSTSAVPTC; this comes from the coding sequence ATGAGCAGCGCTGCTCCGCTGACCGACGTCGCTGCCGTCATTTTCGACATGGACGGCGTCCTGGTGGACTCGGAGCCGACGAACTTCGAAGCGGTGCTGCGCCTCCTGGAACGCTACGGGATCGCCTATACCGAGGCCGACGACCGGAGGTTCCGGGGGTGTCGGAATCTGGACCTTTACGCCCACTTGCGTCAGAGCCATACGAGCTTACCAGGCGACGCCGAGCTGGAGGACGAGCTGACCACTCTGACCCTGGGGTTGATTCGCCGGCGGTGCGTGCCCATGCCCGGCGTCCCCGAAGTCCTCGAGGCGGCGCGCCGTCGTGGGTACCGGTTGGCCTTGGCATCCTCGGCGGTGCCGGCGGTGATCGCCGCCAATCTTGCCGCACTGGGAGTCTTCTCGCTGTTCGAGACGATCGTCTCCGGCGTCGAGGTCGCCTCGGGCAAGCCGGCCCCTGACATCTTCCTGGAGGCCGCGCGCCGGCTGGCGGTGCCGACCGGGCGCTGTCTCGTCGTGGAGGACTCTCGCAACGGGGTGCTGGCAGCCCGCGCCGCCGGCATGGCCTGTGTCGCGGTCCCCTGCCCGGCCACCAGGGACGAGGACTTTCGAGAGGCGACCCTCCGCCTCGATGCGTTGCCGGCCCTGCTCGGTCTCTTGCCGCAGCGGCCCTCGACTAGTGCCGTTCCAACTTGTTGA
- a CDS encoding response regulator, translating into MNEPLPILLVEDNPADVELTLRAFKRRKLANAITVARDGEEALDYMHRRGHFVNEAPLPGLILLDLRLPKVDGLDVLREIKSHPVYRNIPVVVLTTSAEDRDIKTSYELGAASYIVKPVEFEKFLEVVERIDLYWILTNVPYPPPERRG; encoded by the coding sequence ATGAACGAACCCCTACCGATCCTGCTCGTGGAGGACAACCCCGCCGACGTCGAGCTGACGCTCCGGGCGTTCAAGCGCCGGAAGCTCGCCAACGCCATCACCGTGGCTCGCGACGGAGAAGAAGCACTCGACTACATGCACCGGCGCGGCCACTTCGTCAACGAGGCCCCGCTGCCCGGGCTGATTCTCCTCGACCTCCGTCTCCCCAAGGTCGACGGCCTCGACGTGCTGCGCGAGATCAAGAGCCACCCGGTCTACCGCAACATTCCCGTGGTGGTGCTGACGACGTCCGCGGAGGATCGGGACATCAAGACGAGTTACGAGCTCGGGGCGGCGAGCTACATCGTCAAGCCGGTGGAGTTCGAGAAGTTCTTGGAAGTGGTCGAACGCATCGACCTCTACTGGATCCTGACCAACGTCCCCTATCCCCCGCCCGAGCGTCGGGGGTGA
- a CDS encoding response regulator: MVEPIRVLYVEDDPSDRALTRRYLERHAPHLKLTEVDTVAGALDRLTVGDVDLVLSDFRLTDGTGLDVLETIKEREFKVPVVLVTGSGDADSAVRLLKAGAADYVVKRPGYLETLPPILEGAFRWFQSASEVRQRPIRVLYAEHDPGDVELTRRAFREYGDHLHLDVVLDGREVLQRLRSLPYDLLLLDYRMPDVTGIEVLKALRSERIRIPVVMVTGQGDEETAVEAFKLGASDYIIKGEGYFTKLPSTLENVLAHRRLADEKDALLVLNGLARSIATLQDLGEVVQLVARAATELLRAELAVLWLADGVELHPAGWAGVPESAVRGLRLRVDHRFLDRAVARRHVEFSALVGTAGAPSGSWLERVRGTVAISLVAGGRLVGVLAVATERPREFGGMEERLLTILADHAAIAVENAQLYQQLKDRLEELQQTQARLLQTEKIAAMGQLLAGVAHELNNPLSVLIGHATLLCHTVAEGPLAQRAQKIAGAAERCARIVKNFLALARQRPPERQDTDLNKIVREVVELLAYPLRVDNIDVALELAPALPVLWADEHQLRQVVVNLVTNAHHALREAAGPRRISLTTRLEAAQARVHLEVGDTGPGIPAKIQERIFEPFFTTKPPGQGTGLGLSLCRGIVESHGGSLDLESEPGRGAVFRIALPVTTPAIAGPQAPDHEAGSSVQGKSILVVEDETDVAEVLKDLLIADGHQVETAANGFVALDMILTRPYDLIVSDVRMPDLDGPGLYRELERRRPELCRRLIFATGDQLSPATREFLEREAVRTVSKPYELEQLRRVIQQSA, encoded by the coding sequence ATGGTGGAGCCCATCCGCGTCCTCTACGTGGAAGACGATCCCAGCGACCGGGCGCTGACGCGGCGTTACCTGGAGCGCCACGCCCCTCACCTCAAGCTGACCGAGGTGGACACCGTGGCCGGCGCGCTCGACCGGCTGACCGTCGGCGATGTGGACCTGGTGCTCTCGGATTTTCGCCTCACGGACGGCACCGGGCTGGACGTCCTGGAGACGATCAAGGAGCGCGAGTTCAAGGTACCGGTCGTCCTGGTCACCGGCTCGGGGGACGCTGACTCCGCGGTCCGTCTGCTCAAGGCCGGCGCCGCCGACTATGTGGTGAAGCGTCCGGGGTATCTGGAGACGCTGCCGCCGATCCTGGAGGGCGCCTTCCGGTGGTTTCAGTCGGCCAGCGAGGTGAGGCAGCGACCCATCCGCGTGCTGTACGCCGAGCACGACCCTGGCGACGTGGAGCTCACGCGGCGCGCCTTCCGCGAGTACGGGGACCATCTCCATCTCGACGTGGTGCTGGACGGGCGCGAGGTCCTGCAGCGCCTCCGGTCCCTCCCCTACGACCTCTTGCTCCTCGATTACCGGATGCCGGACGTCACCGGCATCGAGGTGCTCAAGGCCCTCCGGAGCGAACGGATCCGGATCCCCGTGGTGATGGTGACGGGGCAGGGGGACGAGGAGACGGCGGTCGAGGCCTTCAAGCTCGGCGCGTCCGACTACATCATCAAGGGGGAGGGCTATTTCACGAAGCTTCCCTCGACCCTGGAGAACGTGCTGGCCCATCGGCGCCTGGCCGACGAGAAGGACGCTCTCCTGGTCCTCAACGGCCTGGCTCGCTCCATCGCGACCCTCCAGGATCTCGGCGAGGTGGTCCAGCTCGTGGCCCGGGCCGCCACGGAGCTTCTCAGGGCCGAGCTCGCCGTCCTCTGGCTCGCCGATGGAGTCGAGCTGCACCCGGCCGGTTGGGCGGGGGTCCCGGAATCGGCGGTGCGCGGGTTGCGCCTTCGGGTCGACCATCGGTTCCTGGATCGGGCGGTGGCGCGGCGGCACGTGGAGTTCTCGGCGTTGGTGGGAACCGCCGGGGCGCCCTCGGGGTCGTGGCTGGAGCGGGTCCGCGGGACCGTGGCGATCTCGCTGGTGGCCGGGGGCCGGCTGGTGGGCGTGCTGGCGGTCGCGACCGAGCGGCCACGCGAGTTCGGGGGGATGGAGGAGCGTCTCCTGACGATCCTGGCCGACCACGCAGCCATCGCCGTGGAGAACGCGCAGCTCTACCAGCAGCTCAAGGATCGGCTCGAAGAGCTTCAACAAACCCAGGCCCGCCTCCTTCAGACCGAGAAGATCGCCGCCATGGGACAGCTTCTGGCCGGCGTGGCCCACGAGCTGAACAATCCGCTGTCGGTCCTGATCGGGCACGCGACCCTCCTGTGCCATACGGTTGCCGAGGGGCCGCTGGCCCAACGAGCTCAGAAGATCGCCGGCGCGGCGGAGCGCTGCGCGCGCATCGTGAAGAACTTCCTGGCGCTGGCGCGCCAGCGCCCACCCGAGCGCCAAGACACCGATCTGAACAAGATCGTCCGAGAAGTCGTGGAGCTCCTGGCGTATCCGCTCAGGGTGGATAACATAGACGTCGCCCTGGAGCTGGCGCCGGCCCTACCCGTACTCTGGGCTGATGAGCATCAGCTCCGCCAGGTCGTCGTCAATCTCGTCACCAACGCCCATCACGCGTTGCGGGAGGCGGCGGGACCGCGACGAATCAGTCTGACGACCCGGCTCGAGGCGGCGCAGGCCCGCGTCCACCTGGAGGTGGGGGATACGGGCCCCGGCATTCCCGCCAAGATCCAGGAGCGGATCTTCGAGCCGTTCTTCACGACGAAGCCGCCGGGGCAGGGGACCGGCCTGGGACTCTCGCTCTGTCGCGGCATCGTCGAGAGCCACGGCGGCTCCCTGGACCTCGAGAGTGAGCCTGGCCGAGGCGCCGTCTTCCGGATCGCGCTCCCGGTGACGACGCCCGCCATCGCGGGCCCGCAGGCGCCTGACCACGAGGCCGGCTCGTCGGTCCAGGGAAAGTCGATCCTGGTGGTGGAGGACGAGACCGACGTGGCCGAGGTGTTGAAGGACCTGCTGATCGCTGATGGACATCAGGTCGAGACGGCGGCCAACGGCTTCGTCGCGCTCGACATGATCTTGACGCGCCCCTATGACTTGATCGTGAGCGACGTTCGGATGCCGGATCTCGACGGCCCCGGGCTCTATCGCGAGCTGGAGCGCCGGCGGCCGGAGCTCTGTCGTCGACTGATCTTCGCGACCGGTGACCAGCTGAGCCCGGCGACCCGGGAGTTTCTGGAGCGGGAGGCAGTCCGCACGGTGAGCAAGCCCTATGAGCTGGAGCAGCTCCGCCGGGTGATCCAGCAGAGCGCTTGA